A portion of the Polyangia bacterium genome contains these proteins:
- a CDS encoding dihydrofolate reductase family protein, with protein sequence MAKLVFGMNQSLDGYVDHMAFAPSPTLFRYFIKEAQGQAGSVYGRRMYEIMRYWDDDHSEWNAEERAFAAAWRNQPKWVVSRSLKAVGPNAKLVEEDLEGAIRELKAERDGEIEVAGPDLAHSLTKLGLIDEYRIYLHPVVLGHGKPYFAGSPAPLRLIASAPPSK encoded by the coding sequence ATGGCTAAGCTCGTATTTGGAATGAATCAGTCCTTGGACGGGTACGTTGACCATATGGCGTTCGCGCCCAGCCCCACGCTATTTCGCTACTTCATCAAGGAAGCTCAGGGGCAGGCGGGCAGTGTATATGGCCGCCGAATGTATGAGATCATGCGTTACTGGGACGACGACCATTCTGAATGGAATGCGGAGGAGCGCGCCTTCGCGGCGGCGTGGCGAAACCAACCGAAATGGGTCGTCTCGCGCTCGTTGAAGGCGGTCGGCCCCAACGCCAAACTTGTTGAGGAAGATCTTGAGGGCGCGATCCGCGAGCTAAAGGCCGAACGCGACGGCGAGATCGAAGTTGCTGGCCCAGACTTGGCGCACAGCTTAACCAAGCTTGGCCTGATCGATGAATATCGAATCTACCTGCATCCCGTCGTCCTTGGTCACGGCAAGCCCTATTTCGCTGGCTCCCCGGCGCCGCTCCGCCTTATAGCTAGTGCACCGCCG